GCTCCTTCCTGCATGGACGCTGAGTCGAATCGCCGATGAGCCGATCGATACTTCGCCCGATCTTCACTTCAGGGATGTGCTGTCGACGGGCTGGTATCCCCCCGGCGAGGACAGCACTTGGGGGGCGGCGCTGAGGCCGACTTTGAGCGTTCCACTGGCCCGCAGCGCACCGGCGGTCCTGAACTTGCATCTCGGGGTTCTGGAGAATCCGAACGGCCCTGCCAATCGGGTTCGCGTGTCTGTGAATGGACTGCCGACGGCCACCTGGTTTCCCACGGACAGCCCATTCGGTGTCCTGTCGGTGGTTTGCGACGATGGCGAATTGTTCACCGGTGCGAACTCGGTGGCTCTCGATGTCGATTGGAGCGAATCGCCCACGAGCCTCGGGATCGGGCACGACGATCGGCCGCTTTCTGTTTTCTTCGGCGGATTGACCTATCAACCGTTGGAATCTGAACCCTGAGAGGAAGAACACGAATTGGAAATCCTGTTTATCGATCCCGTCGCGGGCGTTTCCGGAGATATGTTTCTGGGAGCACTGGTGGATCTGGGAGTGGACTTCGAAGCGCTGCAGTCCGGGCTGAAGGCCCTGAATATCGACGGCATCGAATTGAAGTGCGAAGAAACCAAGCGGCATTACATCGCTGCCACAAAGGTCAACGTAGTCGTTGAGGATGTTCCCCATCCCCATCGCCATCTGGGGGATTTGACCCGGATTATTGAGAAGGCCGATTTGCCCGCGACGGTCAAAGAGCGTTCCATCGCGACGCTGACGCGGTTGGCCGAAGCGGAATCGAAGGCTCATCGAACGCCGATTGAGAAGGTGCACTTGCACGAAGTGGGAGGGCTCGATTGCCTGGTGGACGTCGTTGGCACTTGCCTCGGCATTCATCTCCTGGGAGTTGAGCGGATTTACTCCGGGCCGGTCAGCCTGGGCTCCGGATTCCAGAAGTGCGCTCACGGCACGATGCCGGTCCCTGTGCCGGGAACGCTGGCGATTCTGAACGACTTCCCGGTCCGTCGGACGCAGATCCCGTACGAGATGACGACCCCGACAGGCGCGGCTCTCGTGGCGACGCTGGCTCATCCGGCGGGGCGGTCGCTTATCATGACGGCCAATGCCATCGGCTACGGAGCCGGCAACCGCGATACGGAGCACGTGGCGAACCTTCTACGTCTCGTTCGTGGAGAGATCTCAGAACGCCTGATGGACGATCCGTTCCAGGTCGACCACTCGCACGATCACCACCACCATCATCACGATCACGAACACACGCATTGAGGAGTTCGACATGAGCGACCAGCCCGTTACGCAGCGCTTGGAGCGCAAGCGTATCGTCGAGAATCCGCGCATTCATGTCTTCGAAGATCGCGTACGGCTACCGACCGGCACGGAGCGCCTCCACTGGAAGGTCGACTACCAGTTGGACGGCGTCGGCGTGGTGCCCGTGCTGGACGATGGGCGTGTGCTGCTGGGGTTGCATTGGCGTTATTGCGTGGAGCGCTGGGGATGGGAGATCGCTGCCGGCGGTGTTGAGGCAGACGAGGACCACGCAATCACCGCTCACCGCGAACTGGAGGAAGAAACAGGGCACCGCGCCGGGCGCATGGATTTTCTGCTCGATTTTCACCCCGCTCCGGGCCTCGGGAACGAGCACTTCTTTGCCTTCGTCGCGCGCGACCTGGAACCGACCGGCGCGGCAATCGATGAGGACGAGATTCACGAGTTGCGCGCATTCACCTGGGAAGAAATCCAGGGCCTTCTTGCAGACGGGAAGCTCTACGACGGCTTTACGCTGACGTCGCTTCTGCTTGCACGTGAGCGGGGCTTCTTCACTCTCCCCTAATTCACTGAGCTAAAAAGAAGAACCGGCTCCCGAAGGAGCCGGTTCGGAATGGCGGTATTCCGCGGCGATCAGTGGGTGAACTGCTGCCAGCTATCAACGCCGGAGTAGTCAGCCGTCAGACCCGCGTAGGTCGCGAACACATCGGCAAGCGCGTCACGCACGGTGGCGTAGCTGCCGGTGTTGAAGACGCCGAGATTCTCGTAGGTCAAAACTGCGCCCGTAGAATCAGCGTTGTTATATTCCCACCAGCCCAAGCCGAAGCCGTAAGGAGCGGTGTAGGAAAGGTGGTTCGAGAAGCCAGACTCCTCGAAGTCCGGGAAGCTTCCTTCGCTCGCCGGATCGACCCACACGTAGATGGCATTGTTGCCAACCGTGCTGCTGTCCTTGCGAACAAGGATGTGGTGCCACAGGCCATCAGCGGCCCAGTCGGTACCGGCATTGGCGAGAACCACGCCACCGGTGTAACCACTTGCGTCGACCTGATCCAACCACAGGTCGCCGTTGGCGCCGTAGAAGTTCAGAGCGAAGCTGCCACGAATGAACGATCCATCATCCTGAAGAGGCGTGGGAAGCGTGATATTCATGCTGGCGGTCGGGGTTGTGGCCCACGAGTTGACCTTCACGGCGAATGCGTAGACGTAGTCGTCGGAAGCCAGAAGCGCTCCGCCCTGTTCAAAGATGTAGCCACCCGGTACAGAGTACTCAAGGCAGGCGGTGGTAGAGGCATCGTAGCTTTCGGTCACTGCGAAATAAACGGCGCCTGTGCCAGAGAACGAACCGAGCACGCCCGCGCCCGCCGTTCCGCCTTCGTAACCACTGAAGTCTTCCAGGGCAGTCGGGGCTGCAGAGACGCTGGCCGTCAAAGCGACCAGAGCAAAAGCAAGCAAGAGACTAAATTGCTTTCTCATCATTGAGATTTTTCTCCTTTTCTAGAATCACACAAAAACTTGGTACTTCAAACAACCTCCGCACATTTGGGAGGATTTTTCTGAGCGTCGACCTCCTGAGTAGTCTAGTCTCTGGTGGAACAGACTGCTCTCCACCCAAATCCTGCGGTTTCCTGCGTGCTGAGGAGCCGAAGCTCCTTCGGGTAGCCCCCTGCAAAAAGGCAAACCGAACCTTCAGCAAATACATGGTTAGCGATTAGCACCACCCCACCGCGGATCAGTCAACAGGAAATCACGCCGGACAAGGGCCGTTTTCCTATCTCTTTTACTCCACATGAGCGTGGGCACTAATTGCACCACAATGCATGTATGAGGGGCACACCGGCCCGGGTCAAGAGGTCAATTGCATGGACAGTTGAAAAACTTTGATCGCCCCACACAATATGTCAGAAATGCATCCTGAATTCCCATCTGCGCTGCAACGTCTTGACACCAGCGCTCCAACACCTTGAATGATGACGCGTTTGAACTGCGAGGTTCGCACCAGCCCAGGGAGCTCTTCACGCCTCATGATCAAATGGCTGTTCTTCGATGTCGGCGGCACGATCTTTGACGACGAGCCCGTCTACAAGTTCCAGGAAGATGTCATCTTCGAGCTGTTGAACAAGAACGGCTGCGAGGTGGGGGAGAAGGAGTTTGCCAGCGCCGTCCGCTCGGCTCGCCGATACTATTTACCCCGGTACGTCAACCATCTGATCTGGATTTTCACCGAAGAACCATCGAAATATGAGAAGATCAGCATCGAATTCGAGAAAAAGCTCAACAAGCTCCCCTACAAGAAGTACCAGAAGCTGGTCAACCTGTTGCCCGGCATGAAGGATCTGCTGATGGACTTGAGCCAGCATTTCTCGCTGGGCGCCATCGGCAACCAGCCGGCCGTTGTGCGCCGGCGCCTCGAGGAAGAAGGCCTGATCGATATACTCCAGGTTCAGGCGATCAGTTCCGAAATGGGTATGCGGAAACCGGATCTGCGCTTCTATCTGGGTGCCATGGCAATGGCGCGCTGCCAGCCGAATGAGGCGGCGATGATCGGCGATCGGCTCGACAACGACATCTATCCGGCGCGTTCGCTGGGAATGACCACGGTTCGGCTGAAGAGCGGTCCGCACCGCCACCAGCCCGTCCTCTCGCCGGAGTTCCTGCCGCACTACACGGTCGCCAACACCCGTCAATTGGCAAAATTCATCTTCTCGGACGAGTTCCGGGCTGCAAATTCCGGTGCAGAGATGATGTGGTAGCTACCCACTTCGCAAAAACTCTTTCGGGCTCGGCTGGCAGGCGTGGGTTATCCATGAGCGAATTCCCTCGCCCAGCCTCATCGACACTTCCATAATACTCGCCATAGATTTCAGGAACAATCATGAGCAATCTGAAGAAAGAAATCGCGCGTCGCCGCACGTTTGCGATCATCTCGCACCCGGACGCCGGCAAGACGACACTCACGGAGAAGATGCTCCTCTACGGCGGGGCGATTCACCTGGCCGGAGCCGTCCGTGCTCGCCGCTCATCCCGCCACGCCACATCGGACTGGATGAACATCGAAAAGGAGCGCGGAATCTCGGTCTCCACGTCGGTGATGCAGTTTCCCTACGACGACTATCTCTACAACTTGCTCGATACGCCTGGCCACGAGGACTTCAGCGAAGACACG
This genomic window from bacterium contains:
- a CDS encoding LarC family nickel insertion protein, which produces MEILFIDPVAGVSGDMFLGALVDLGVDFEALQSGLKALNIDGIELKCEETKRHYIAATKVNVVVEDVPHPHRHLGDLTRIIEKADLPATVKERSIATLTRLAEAESKAHRTPIEKVHLHEVGGLDCLVDVVGTCLGIHLLGVERIYSGPVSLGSGFQKCAHGTMPVPVPGTLAILNDFPVRRTQIPYEMTTPTGAALVATLAHPAGRSLIMTANAIGYGAGNRDTEHVANLLRLVRGEISERLMDDPFQVDHSHDHHHHHHDHEHTH
- a CDS encoding NUDIX hydrolase, which gives rise to MSDQPVTQRLERKRIVENPRIHVFEDRVRLPTGTERLHWKVDYQLDGVGVVPVLDDGRVLLGLHWRYCVERWGWEIAAGGVEADEDHAITAHRELEEETGHRAGRMDFLLDFHPAPGLGNEHFFAFVARDLEPTGAAIDEDEIHELRAFTWEEIQGLLADGKLYDGFTLTSLLLARERGFFTLP
- a CDS encoding HAD family hydrolase — translated: MIKWLFFDVGGTIFDDEPVYKFQEDVIFELLNKNGCEVGEKEFASAVRSARRYYLPRYVNHLIWIFTEEPSKYEKISIEFEKKLNKLPYKKYQKLVNLLPGMKDLLMDLSQHFSLGAIGNQPAVVRRRLEEEGLIDILQVQAISSEMGMRKPDLRFYLGAMAMARCQPNEAAMIGDRLDNDIYPARSLGMTTVRLKSGPHRHQPVLSPEFLPHYTVANTRQLAKFIFSDEFRAANSGAEMMW